A genome region from Acidobacteriota bacterium includes the following:
- a CDS encoding prolyl oligopeptidase family serine peptidase, which translates to MTLRLSGFAAALVFAAAGASSMAGPGARESRPAPGQAKGVPGAPPALHATVHGYTITKTIAGASTPVDLTFVLTRDEIYVPVGIRKPAGKGPFPAILMRSGNGAGGMPEVERQVGRLGPMTDEMLGRGYVVAYAEYRNEIPYLYEKIDRSENLSDNISGGQRTLKSNPSLDSDDYIALIHYLQSLPYVDKDAVGTYGVSHSGELMLKAASEITFGAAVPNEGAAHEFLGVDTGPAAPRKGTEIQYQDIEVVRTHADKRRAMARIQPIRTPFLHLGRDDDHLQGIFKLTHEWMKEAGKDSTWASFDHPVHGYGFLYAGPDGAYKPDAIQRKAFDLVMAFFDKHLKHAHHTSRRRQQVLNGRTS; encoded by the coding sequence ATGACTCTTCGTCTTTCCGGGTTCGCGGCGGCCCTGGTGTTTGCGGCGGCTGGTGCGTCAAGCATGGCGGGACCCGGCGCGCGCGAATCGCGCCCCGCGCCCGGCCAGGCCAAGGGTGTTCCGGGCGCCCCACCCGCACTTCACGCTACCGTTCACGGCTACACCATCACGAAAACGATCGCGGGCGCGTCAACTCCCGTCGACCTGACCTTCGTGCTCACGCGAGACGAGATCTACGTTCCGGTCGGCATTCGCAAGCCTGCCGGCAAGGGTCCGTTCCCCGCGATTCTAATGAGATCCGGCAATGGCGCCGGCGGTATGCCCGAAGTCGAGCGGCAGGTCGGCCGCCTCGGCCCTATGACAGACGAGATGCTCGGGCGTGGCTACGTCGTCGCGTACGCCGAGTACCGCAACGAGATTCCTTATCTGTACGAGAAAATCGACCGGTCCGAGAACCTCTCCGACAACATCAGCGGCGGCCAGCGCACGCTGAAGTCAAATCCCTCCCTCGACTCAGACGACTACATCGCCCTCATCCACTACCTGCAGTCCTTGCCGTACGTGGACAAGGACGCCGTCGGCACCTACGGCGTGAGCCACAGCGGCGAGTTGATGCTGAAAGCCGCGAGCGAGATCACGTTCGGCGCCGCGGTGCCGAACGAGGGGGCGGCGCACGAGTTTCTCGGCGTCGATACCGGACCGGCGGCGCCCCGCAAGGGCACCGAAATCCAGTACCAGGACATCGAGGTGGTCCGGACGCACGCCGACAAACGCCGGGCGATGGCCCGCATCCAGCCGATCCGCACGCCGTTTCTTCACCTCGGCCGAGACGATGACCACCTGCAGGGAATCTTCAAGCTGACACACGAGTGGATGAAGGAAGCAGGGAAGGATTCGACCTGGGCCAGCTTCGATCATCCGGTACACGGGTACGGCTTCTTGTACGCGGGGCCGGACGGCGCGTACAAGCCGGACGCGATCCAGCGGAAGGCGTTCGATCTGGTGATGGCGTTCTTCGACAAGCACCTGAAGCACGCGCACCACACCTCGCGCCGACGCCAGCAAGTACTGAATGGGAGGACGTCATGA